Proteins from a single region of Catenulispora acidiphila DSM 44928:
- a CDS encoding S9 family peptidase: MCDMADIPSFPRHSARTQRFTLGVPRAFGIAPDGTRIAFLRGKHGTDTATCLWVLDPATGQERLVADPVALLGGAGEELTDEEKARRERSRQGAAGIVGFAADAELKHAAFALSGRLFVADLTAADGAEAVRALETPAGVADPRPNPAGTHVAYVAAGAMRVIGIDGSGDRALAEPETETVTYGLAEFIAAEEMDRFRGYWWAPEGDRLFAERADEAPIQTWFIADPSNPGKEPAAVRYPAAGTNNAAVSGVVLGLDGSRVDVTWEDASPYLTAVHWSAGGDPVLGLMNRGQTRITYALLDPDTGMITMHGEESDPRWVDIVSGVPAWVSGAEDGDEEPSSALVTVGARDGANRVLLDGEPLTPPELQVRAVLAVGEHGVQFTASAEDPAEVHVFLVSRDGVVRQLTETFGVHSATFGADLAVVSSTSFSEPGVTARVVRLDEDGDAKDLCTVRNVAETPALKLNATMVRLGERGLRGVLVLPTGHVPGTKLPILLDPYGGPHAQRALAAHNMHLASQWLADQGFAVLVVDGRGTPGRGPEWDRAVYRDFAGPVVQDQADAVQAAAAQNPDLDLSRVAIRGWSFGGYLSALAALRRPDVFHAAVVGAPVTDQRLYDTCYTERYLGHPDTEPDVYRRNSVVVGTEPSGWAEQHRPLMLIHGLADDNVVVAHTLRLSSALLAEGRPHETLLLSGVTHMTPQEIVAENLMLLQVDFLKRALG, encoded by the coding sequence ATGTGCGACATGGCTGACATCCCCTCCTTCCCGCGGCATTCGGCCCGCACCCAGCGCTTCACCCTCGGCGTGCCGCGGGCCTTCGGCATCGCCCCGGACGGCACCCGGATCGCGTTCCTGCGCGGCAAGCACGGCACGGACACCGCGACGTGTCTGTGGGTGCTGGACCCGGCCACCGGGCAGGAGCGCCTCGTGGCCGACCCGGTGGCGCTGCTCGGCGGCGCGGGCGAGGAGCTGACCGACGAGGAGAAGGCGCGCCGGGAGCGGTCGCGGCAGGGCGCGGCGGGCATCGTCGGCTTCGCGGCGGACGCCGAGCTCAAGCACGCGGCGTTCGCGCTGTCGGGGCGGCTGTTCGTGGCCGACCTGACCGCCGCCGACGGCGCCGAGGCGGTGCGCGCGCTGGAGACCCCGGCCGGCGTCGCCGACCCGCGCCCGAACCCGGCCGGCACGCACGTGGCCTACGTCGCCGCCGGCGCGATGCGGGTGATCGGCATCGACGGCAGCGGCGACCGCGCGCTCGCCGAGCCGGAGACGGAGACCGTCACCTACGGCCTCGCGGAGTTCATCGCCGCCGAGGAGATGGACCGCTTCCGCGGCTACTGGTGGGCGCCGGAAGGCGACCGGCTGTTCGCCGAGCGCGCCGACGAGGCGCCGATCCAGACCTGGTTCATCGCCGACCCCTCGAACCCGGGCAAGGAGCCGGCCGCGGTGCGCTACCCGGCGGCCGGGACGAACAACGCGGCGGTCTCCGGCGTGGTGCTCGGCCTGGACGGCTCGCGGGTGGACGTGACGTGGGAGGACGCCTCGCCGTACCTCACCGCGGTCCACTGGTCCGCCGGCGGCGACCCGGTGCTGGGATTGATGAACCGCGGGCAGACCCGCATCACGTACGCCCTGCTCGACCCGGACACCGGCATGATCACGATGCACGGCGAGGAGTCCGACCCGCGCTGGGTCGACATCGTCTCCGGTGTCCCGGCATGGGTTTCGGGCGCCGAGGACGGCGACGAAGAGCCCTCCTCCGCACTGGTGACCGTCGGGGCGCGCGACGGCGCGAACCGGGTCCTGCTCGACGGCGAGCCGCTGACGCCGCCGGAGCTCCAGGTGCGCGCGGTGCTGGCGGTCGGCGAGCACGGCGTGCAGTTCACGGCGAGCGCCGAGGACCCGGCCGAGGTGCACGTCTTCCTGGTCTCGCGCGACGGCGTGGTCCGTCAGCTCACTGAGACCTTCGGCGTCCACTCCGCGACCTTCGGCGCGGACCTGGCGGTGGTCAGCTCGACCTCCTTCTCCGAGCCCGGCGTGACCGCGCGCGTGGTGCGTCTGGACGAGGACGGCGACGCCAAGGACCTGTGCACCGTCCGCAACGTCGCGGAGACCCCGGCGCTGAAGCTGAACGCGACGATGGTCCGGCTCGGCGAGCGCGGCCTGCGCGGCGTGCTGGTCCTGCCGACCGGCCACGTCCCGGGCACGAAGCTGCCGATCCTGCTGGACCCCTACGGCGGCCCGCACGCCCAGCGCGCGCTCGCCGCGCACAACATGCACCTGGCCTCGCAGTGGCTGGCCGATCAGGGCTTCGCGGTGCTGGTCGTGGACGGTCGCGGCACGCCGGGGCGCGGCCCGGAATGGGACCGCGCGGTCTACCGCGACTTCGCCGGACCGGTGGTGCAGGACCAGGCGGACGCCGTGCAGGCGGCTGCCGCGCAGAACCCCGACCTGGACCTGTCGCGCGTGGCGATCCGCGGCTGGTCCTTCGGCGGCTACCTGTCGGCGCTGGCCGCGCTGCGCCGCCCGGACGTGTTCCACGCCGCGGTGGTCGGCGCGCCGGTGACCGACCAGCGCCTGTACGACACCTGCTACACCGAGCGCTACCTGGGCCACCCGGACACCGAGCCGGACGTCTACCGCCGCAACTCGGTGGTCGTCGGCACCGAGCCGAGCGGCTGGGCCGAGCAGCACCGTCCGCTGATGCTGATCCACGGCCTGGCCGACGACAACGTGGTGGTAGCGCACACGCTGCGGCTGTCCTCGGCGCTGCTGGCCGAAGGACGTCCGCACGAGACGCTGCTGCTGTCGGGGGTGACGCACATGACCCCGCAGGAGATCGTCGCGGAGAACCTGATGCTGCTGCAGGTCGATTTCCTGAAGCGGGCGCTGGGTTAG
- the mshB gene encoding N-acetyl-1-D-myo-inositol-2-amino-2-deoxy-alpha-D-glucopyranoside deacetylase, with translation MTATTTAQPSGPVPPASPTAARRLLLVHAHPDDEVITTGATMAAYAAEGAHVTLVTCTAGEEGEVLVPELAHLAADREDRLAEIRVVELANAMTALGVADHRFLGGVGCYRDSGMMGTPANDKPHAFWRADLDEAAAHLVKVVREIRPQVLVTYDENGGYGHPDHIQAHRVAMRAAELAADPAFAPEHGAVWDVAKIYWTAMPESVLAEGIQALKEAGDTSGFIAVESVEDLSFGTDDALVTTTIDGTAYMENKREGMRAYPTQISMGQGFFALSNSIGMEFMAHEFYQLVKGAAEGSDTGLEKDLFAGLGIADGTAAGVSQG, from the coding sequence ATGACCGCTACCACGACCGCGCAGCCGTCGGGCCCGGTGCCCCCGGCCAGCCCCACGGCCGCCCGGCGGCTGCTGCTCGTCCACGCCCACCCGGACGACGAGGTGATCACCACCGGCGCCACGATGGCCGCCTACGCCGCCGAGGGCGCGCACGTCACGCTGGTCACCTGCACCGCCGGCGAGGAGGGCGAGGTGCTGGTTCCCGAGCTCGCGCACCTGGCCGCCGACCGCGAGGACCGGCTCGCCGAGATCCGGGTGGTGGAGCTGGCGAACGCGATGACCGCGCTCGGTGTCGCCGACCACCGGTTCCTGGGCGGCGTGGGCTGCTACCGGGACTCCGGGATGATGGGCACGCCCGCGAACGACAAGCCGCACGCGTTCTGGCGCGCCGACCTCGACGAGGCCGCCGCGCACCTGGTGAAGGTGGTCCGCGAGATCCGCCCGCAGGTGCTGGTCACCTACGACGAGAACGGCGGCTACGGGCATCCCGACCACATCCAGGCGCACCGGGTCGCGATGCGCGCCGCTGAGCTGGCCGCCGATCCGGCCTTCGCGCCCGAGCACGGCGCGGTCTGGGACGTGGCGAAGATCTACTGGACCGCGATGCCCGAATCGGTGCTCGCCGAGGGTATCCAGGCGTTGAAGGAAGCCGGCGACACCAGCGGATTCATCGCGGTGGAGTCGGTGGAGGACCTGTCCTTCGGGACCGACGACGCGCTGGTGACCACCACCATCGACGGCACCGCGTACATGGAGAACAAGCGCGAGGGCATGCGCGCCTACCCCACGCAGATCTCGATGGGGCAGGGCTTCTTCGCGCTGTCGAACTCCATCGGCATGGAGTTCATGGCGCACGAGTTCTACCAGCTGGTGAAGGGCGCCGCCGAGGGGTCGGACACCGGGTTGGAGAAGGACCTGTTCGCCGGGCTCGGCATCGCGGACGGGACCGCTGCCGGGGTTTCCCAGGGCTGA
- a CDS encoding VanW domain-containing protein, with protein MNDEFPRRQADDADPDRQPDYGFGGAPLFRDEVPPAGGPAFGAGPGAVGNPGATGFHDASAFRDPAPGYGGAAPWGDQDGGRGGSGLPAGAGGASGDGRGDVRGLDYGAGGDYGTGLMSGFDGGADTLSSSGGFPAQRFAGPRNMAETSGAGAGPGYGGARPGAAPVPRPAPGAPSPDAFSHPAPNAFSGGAAAAGGEPEFGPSEGPLRVVPADQASALLRIKLPENPPVPSTTLRGDAPIEDVVEASQMLHRVSPAKPNALPGDVLALTTATMVVPMPGAAFGGVRAVQRPARLTASVPPDLASRAEADLLSDTVEQFFGDFDAIGRELQAQRASGAAAAGAAAGAGAGVGVSAVPGAAAVPTVPAQGGENAGAEPSQPATLPGQYAPTGAPLAGRYGVPTQVPGYDAARRSPVGMRYLGGIFHDSSGESSFYDPSTESLVPMGAAAISASDFRRTVPAITRPVPPPRTGPRTAQPPRESTDFKAGSARSAGAAGTTGAVRSTGAAAAAAASAGAAPVGAGPRTPTVPAPTRGGGRTSGRTGFPAGGNGSDSSDDTKVLPTGHWSDHHPDHHRSRRTSRRGRVALVSALSVTLAFGTLYGAALAFEGQVPKGTLVDGVAIGGMTKTAAVAKLSAALSPTLSAPLRLTADGAAFQLSPEQAGLHIDYAGTVAAAAASRTDPTVAIPALAGTGRDVRLQVSVDRTALKAALTSLTAGFDKPMVDGSVIFPGGVPTPIAPRPGREIDVDAAAGAVVSAFDDGVAAVRVAAMSPAGTLPTAPAAYAIAPAKTALSPAHHTSSAHTKQPSATPSTPSATPSATDSPSGKAGMPSAPASTAPSAPVPSGTAPAVAPVPAPALVPAPGGVPATASTAGGSFPAAPIALTVQNVQPTVTPAAVAQAMQDFARPAMSAPVALVTGSVRTVLKPAILGRHLAIEPDGHGGLAPKLDGAGIRAELDHDALAKLEQPPTDASFTVSGGKPVLVPGKNGVGYSPEAIQNAVLPVLAKTSSTQRVVTVPIGPLPPALTTEAAQALGIDDVMGLYTAPFSATAQRTANVKHAADLVRGQIVQPGQVFSLNQVLGARSTANGFIPASASGQSGSSSTSSSSSSSSSSASASAQDAGAGTSLVATALFNAEYLAGLKDMEHHPHATVTDHYPPGLEAAVVYPEVDLKFQNDSGAPVYLWTSATDNAVTVAVLGQKAWDSVRSETSPHYALVQPKTTYSMAGSCVANDGVPGFQVDVTRTLTKAGQDPVREVFHSSYAAQDKVVCGQTGPGSGPSAAGGAAGAPTGSPTGGAAASQYPPTATQGATTSGPNAPSGTGTPGGGASSGTPDGTPTSGSDGSLLGGLLGGPPSRH; from the coding sequence TTGAACGACGAGTTTCCCCGACGCCAGGCAGACGACGCTGATCCGGACCGGCAGCCCGACTACGGGTTCGGCGGCGCGCCGCTGTTCCGCGACGAGGTGCCGCCGGCCGGCGGGCCCGCGTTCGGCGCGGGCCCGGGCGCGGTCGGCAACCCCGGCGCCACCGGGTTCCACGACGCGTCGGCCTTCCGCGACCCCGCGCCGGGGTACGGCGGCGCGGCGCCGTGGGGCGACCAGGACGGCGGTCGGGGCGGGTCCGGTCTCCCGGCGGGCGCCGGCGGTGCGTCCGGCGATGGGCGCGGCGATGTGCGCGGGCTCGACTACGGCGCGGGCGGCGACTACGGGACCGGGCTCATGTCCGGCTTCGACGGCGGCGCCGACACCCTGAGCAGTTCCGGCGGTTTCCCGGCGCAGCGCTTCGCCGGTCCGCGCAACATGGCCGAGACCTCCGGCGCGGGCGCCGGTCCCGGATACGGCGGCGCGCGGCCCGGCGCGGCGCCGGTTCCTCGTCCCGCTCCCGGCGCGCCGTCCCCGGATGCCTTTTCGCACCCCGCACCGAACGCGTTCAGCGGCGGCGCGGCGGCTGCCGGCGGGGAACCGGAGTTCGGACCCAGTGAAGGTCCGCTGCGCGTGGTGCCCGCCGACCAGGCCAGTGCGCTGCTGCGGATCAAGCTGCCGGAGAACCCGCCGGTCCCGTCGACCACGTTGCGCGGCGACGCCCCGATCGAGGACGTCGTCGAGGCCTCGCAGATGCTGCACCGGGTGAGCCCGGCGAAGCCGAACGCGCTGCCCGGCGACGTGCTGGCGCTCACCACCGCGACGATGGTCGTGCCGATGCCCGGCGCGGCGTTCGGCGGCGTGCGCGCCGTCCAGCGCCCGGCGCGGCTCACCGCGTCGGTGCCGCCGGACCTGGCCAGCCGGGCCGAGGCGGATCTGCTGTCGGACACCGTCGAGCAGTTCTTCGGGGACTTCGACGCCATCGGGCGCGAGTTGCAGGCGCAGCGCGCGAGCGGTGCGGCCGCTGCCGGCGCCGCTGCTGGCGCCGGAGCCGGCGTCGGTGTCAGCGCTGTGCCCGGCGCGGCAGCGGTTCCCACGGTACCCGCGCAAGGCGGCGAGAACGCCGGCGCCGAGCCTTCGCAGCCTGCGACGCTGCCCGGGCAGTACGCGCCCACCGGCGCGCCGCTCGCGGGCCGCTACGGCGTGCCGACGCAGGTTCCCGGCTACGACGCCGCGCGGCGCAGTCCGGTCGGCATGCGTTATCTCGGCGGCATCTTCCACGACTCCTCCGGCGAGTCATCGTTCTACGACCCGTCGACCGAATCGCTGGTGCCGATGGGTGCCGCCGCGATCTCGGCGTCGGACTTCCGGCGGACCGTGCCGGCGATCACGCGGCCGGTGCCGCCGCCGCGGACCGGTCCGCGTACGGCGCAGCCGCCGCGCGAGAGCACGGATTTCAAGGCAGGCTCGGCGCGTTCGGCCGGTGCGGCTGGCACGACCGGCGCGGTGCGTTCGACCGGTGCGGCTGCGGCGGCGGCTGCTTCGGCGGGCGCGGCACCGGTCGGCGCCGGACCGCGGACCCCGACGGTGCCCGCCCCGACGCGAGGCGGCGGCCGTACCTCCGGCCGCACCGGATTTCCCGCCGGGGGCAACGGCTCCGACAGCTCCGACGACACCAAGGTCCTGCCCACCGGGCACTGGTCGGACCATCACCCCGACCACCACCGCTCGCGGCGCACCAGCCGGCGCGGCCGGGTGGCACTGGTCTCGGCGCTGTCGGTCACCTTGGCATTTGGCACGCTATACGGCGCCGCGCTCGCCTTCGAGGGACAGGTGCCCAAGGGCACGCTCGTCGACGGCGTCGCGATCGGCGGCATGACGAAAACGGCTGCGGTGGCGAAGTTGTCCGCCGCGCTTTCCCCGACGCTGAGCGCGCCGCTGCGGCTGACCGCCGACGGCGCCGCGTTCCAGCTCTCGCCGGAGCAAGCCGGTCTGCACATCGACTACGCCGGGACGGTCGCGGCGGCGGCGGCGAGCCGCACCGATCCGACGGTCGCCATCCCGGCGCTCGCCGGGACCGGCCGCGATGTGCGATTACAGGTGAGCGTCGACCGCACTGCCTTGAAGGCGGCGCTGACGAGCCTCACCGCCGGATTCGACAAGCCGATGGTGGACGGGAGCGTGATCTTCCCCGGCGGCGTGCCGACCCCGATCGCGCCGCGTCCGGGGCGCGAGATCGACGTCGACGCAGCGGCCGGCGCGGTGGTCTCGGCGTTCGACGACGGCGTCGCGGCGGTACGTGTGGCGGCGATGTCGCCTGCCGGGACTCTGCCGACGGCTCCGGCCGCCTACGCGATCGCTCCGGCGAAGACGGCGCTTTCCCCTGCGCACCACACGAGTTCGGCGCACACGAAACAGCCTTCTGCGACACCGTCAACGCCCTCTGCGACGCCGTCCGCGACGGATTCCCCCAGCGGGAAGGCCGGTATGCCCTCTGCTCCGGCGAGTACCGCGCCGTCCGCGCCGGTCCCGTCCGGCACGGCGCCCGCGGTCGCTCCCGTTCCGGCTCCGGCGTTGGTGCCCGCTCCCGGCGGCGTCCCGGCCACGGCATCCACCGCCGGCGGTTCCTTCCCCGCCGCGCCGATCGCGCTCACCGTGCAGAACGTCCAGCCGACCGTCACCCCGGCTGCTGTCGCGCAGGCGATGCAGGACTTCGCACGGCCGGCGATGTCAGCTCCGGTCGCGCTGGTCACCGGCAGCGTGCGCACCGTCCTGAAGCCCGCGATTCTGGGGCGCCATCTGGCGATCGAGCCGGACGGGCACGGCGGTCTGGCGCCCAAGCTGGACGGCGCCGGGATCCGCGCCGAACTCGACCACGACGCGCTGGCCAAGTTGGAGCAGCCGCCGACCGACGCCTCGTTCACCGTCTCCGGCGGCAAGCCGGTGCTGGTGCCGGGCAAGAACGGCGTGGGCTACTCGCCGGAGGCGATCCAGAACGCGGTGCTGCCGGTACTGGCGAAGACCTCGTCGACGCAGCGCGTGGTGACCGTGCCGATCGGTCCGCTGCCTCCGGCGCTGACCACCGAAGCCGCGCAGGCGCTCGGGATCGACGACGTGATGGGCCTGTACACCGCGCCCTTCAGCGCGACGGCGCAGCGCACCGCGAACGTGAAGCACGCGGCGGACTTGGTGCGCGGCCAGATCGTGCAGCCGGGGCAGGTGTTCAGCCTGAACCAGGTTCTCGGCGCGCGTTCGACCGCCAACGGTTTCATCCCGGCGTCCGCCTCCGGTCAGTCGGGGTCATCCTCGACTTCTTCGTCCTCCTCGTCCTCTTCGTCCTCCGCTTCGGCCTCTGCACAGGACGCCGGCGCGGGCACATCGCTGGTCGCCACCGCGCTGTTCAACGCCGAATACCTGGCCGGGCTCAAGGACATGGAGCACCACCCGCACGCGACGGTGACCGACCACTACCCGCCCGGGCTGGAGGCGGCGGTGGTGTACCCCGAGGTGGATCTGAAGTTCCAGAACGATTCCGGCGCTCCTGTCTACCTCTGGACCAGCGCCACCGACAACGCGGTGACCGTCGCGGTGCTCGGGCAGAAGGCGTGGGACTCGGTGCGGAGCGAGACCTCGCCGCACTACGCGTTGGTGCAGCCGAAGACCACGTACTCCATGGCTGGCTCCTGCGTCGCCAACGACGGCGTCCCGGGCTTCCAGGTGGACGTCACCCGCACCCTCACCAAGGCCGGGCAGGACCCGGTGCGCGAGGTCTTCCACAGCTCGTATGCCGCGCAGGACAAGGTGGTCTGCGGTCAGACCGGTCCCGGCAGCGGGCCGTCGGCGGCGGGCGGTGCCGCCGGCGCTCCCACCGGTTCGCCGACCGGCGGGGCGGCCGCGTCGCAGTACCCTCCCACCGCGACGCAGGGCGCCACGACCAGCGGTCCGAACGCGCCGAGCGGGACCGGGACGCCCGGCGGGGGCGCCTCGTCCGGAACGCCGGACGGCACGCCGACGAGCGGCTCGGACGGGTCGCTGTTGGGCGGATTGCTGGGCGGACCGCCGTCCCGGCACTGA
- a CDS encoding glycosyltransferase, whose amino-acid sequence MTKVLHVITGLASGGAERQLATLLQHLPEECEVACLTEGGRVGERIRADGFRVHDLRMPSNRDMASLMHLVKLVRDGGFDLVHTHLYRAHLYGRLAARMAGVRAIVATEHSLGRELIEGKPKDRMGVRAMYRASERMGRVTIAVSQAVADYLRAWRIERVEVIENGIDIREFRFDPAARTLVRKILGIDGGAFVIGGVGRLDPDKHFEVLIEAAGRIDGAIALIVGAGPDRSRLQRLGGELMPGRVHFTGDVGGGMLEIKDLLSAMDVFASPSPSETFGLAPLEAVACGLPAVYSDSPALDGLPGLGDRAARVPSRPDAFVAALRCAADLKPVDRCAPPGALERYGVTEQAAHVSELYRSVLAR is encoded by the coding sequence ATGACCAAAGTCCTGCACGTCATCACCGGCCTGGCCTCGGGAGGCGCCGAGCGCCAACTGGCCACGCTGTTGCAGCACCTGCCCGAGGAGTGCGAGGTGGCGTGCCTGACCGAGGGCGGCCGCGTCGGGGAGCGGATCCGGGCCGACGGGTTCCGGGTGCACGACCTGCGCATGCCGTCCAACCGCGACATGGCGTCGCTGATGCATCTGGTGAAGCTGGTCCGCGACGGCGGTTTCGACCTCGTCCACACCCACCTGTACCGGGCCCACCTGTACGGCCGGCTGGCCGCGCGGATGGCCGGCGTCCGGGCCATCGTGGCCACCGAGCACTCGCTGGGGCGCGAGCTCATCGAGGGCAAGCCGAAGGACCGGATGGGCGTGCGCGCCATGTACCGGGCCTCCGAGCGCATGGGCCGGGTGACGATAGCGGTCTCGCAGGCCGTCGCGGACTACCTGCGGGCCTGGCGGATCGAGCGGGTCGAGGTGATCGAGAACGGCATCGACATCCGCGAGTTCCGCTTCGACCCGGCGGCGCGCACCCTGGTGCGCAAGATCCTCGGCATCGACGGCGGCGCCTTCGTGATCGGCGGGGTCGGCCGGCTGGACCCGGACAAGCACTTCGAGGTGCTCATCGAGGCCGCCGGCCGGATCGACGGCGCGATCGCGCTGATCGTCGGCGCCGGGCCGGACCGCTCGCGCCTGCAGCGGCTGGGGGGAGAGCTGATGCCGGGGCGGGTGCACTTCACCGGCGACGTCGGCGGCGGGATGCTGGAGATCAAGGATCTGCTCTCGGCGATGGACGTGTTCGCCTCGCCCTCGCCGTCGGAGACCTTCGGGCTGGCGCCGTTGGAGGCGGTGGCCTGCGGGCTGCCCGCGGTGTACTCCGATTCCCCGGCGCTGGACGGCCTGCCGGGACTGGGGGATCGCGCGGCCCGGGTGCCCTCACGCCCGGACGCGTTCGTCGCCGCGCTGCGCTGCGCGGCCGACCTGAAGCCGGTGGACCGCTGCGCTCCGCCCGGCGCGCTGGAGCGGTACGGGGTCACCGAACAGGCCGCGCATGTCAGTGAGTTGTACAGATCAGTGCTGGCCAGATGA
- a CDS encoding ABC transporter ATP-binding protein, whose protein sequence is MPRDTRSPDGAVVEFANVSKTFHSPKGPVHAVNGLTMSLQPGQTIAFLGPNGAGKSTSLNMLLGLSRPDSGRLALFGGTAAEAIKHGMVGAMLQSGGLMSDVTVREQVELWAKLHPRPIGVADALKRANIADLADRRVDKLSGGQQQRVQFAMAIIGDSPLIVLDEPTTGMDVENRQAFWATMRERAYEGKTVLFATHYLEEADQFAERVIVINKGRLLADGSAAEIKASAGAKRLSFRLPGVQDAVLHRLPNLVHVERQADIVRLQTSDSDATLYALLDAGYRPADIEIQALGLEQAFLAITAEDNNAVGTIAGGTDTATLEAAR, encoded by the coding sequence ATGCCACGAGACACTCGAAGCCCGGACGGGGCGGTAGTCGAGTTCGCGAACGTGAGCAAGACCTTCCACTCGCCCAAGGGTCCGGTCCACGCCGTGAACGGCCTGACCATGTCCCTGCAGCCCGGCCAGACCATCGCCTTCCTCGGCCCGAACGGCGCCGGGAAGTCCACCTCGCTGAACATGCTGCTGGGCCTGAGCCGGCCCGACTCCGGCCGGCTGGCGCTGTTCGGCGGCACCGCCGCCGAGGCGATCAAGCACGGCATGGTCGGCGCGATGCTCCAGTCCGGCGGCCTGATGAGCGACGTGACGGTGCGCGAGCAGGTCGAGCTGTGGGCCAAGCTGCACCCGCGGCCGATCGGGGTCGCCGACGCCCTCAAGCGGGCGAACATCGCCGACCTGGCCGACCGCCGCGTGGACAAGCTCTCCGGCGGGCAGCAGCAGCGCGTGCAGTTCGCGATGGCGATCATCGGGGACAGCCCGCTGATCGTCCTGGACGAGCCCACGACCGGGATGGACGTGGAGAACCGCCAGGCGTTCTGGGCGACCATGCGCGAGCGCGCCTACGAGGGCAAGACGGTGCTGTTCGCCACGCACTACCTGGAAGAGGCGGACCAGTTCGCCGAGCGCGTCATCGTCATCAACAAGGGCCGGCTGCTCGCCGACGGCTCGGCGGCCGAGATCAAGGCCAGCGCCGGCGCCAAGCGGCTGTCGTTCCGGCTGCCCGGCGTGCAGGACGCGGTGCTGCACCGGCTGCCGAACCTGGTGCACGTCGAGCGCCAGGCGGACATCGTGCGGCTGCAGACCTCCGACTCCGACGCCACGCTGTACGCGCTGCTGGACGCCGGCTACCGGCCGGCGGACATAGAGATCCAGGCGCTCGGCCTGGAGCAGGCGTTCCTCGCGATCACCGCTGAGGACAACAACGCCGTCGGCACCATCGCCGGGGGCACCGACACTGCGACCCTGGAGGCGGCGCGATGA
- a CDS encoding ABC transporter permease — translation MNATLTLTKLDVLRVVRNGRYLIFAIAMPAALYLIIGKQTTQADGVDFKAYYMLAMATYGAFAGALMNNSIRIATERKSGWTRQLRLTSLPGWGYVFAKVVTSLVTTIPSVLVVFAIGAFLNDVQMPAWKWVANALILWVVSMTFVSLAVAIGYRFDPETAQPAVMLVFFPMALLGGLWFPLGTGVLEKIGKWFPTYQAHKLGTDILATGTVSATSIAVVAGWGLLFALLAVFSYRSAKEQ, via the coding sequence ATGAACGCCACGCTGACGCTCACCAAGCTGGACGTGCTGCGGGTGGTCCGCAACGGCCGCTACCTGATCTTCGCGATCGCGATGCCGGCGGCGCTGTACCTGATCATCGGCAAGCAGACCACGCAGGCCGACGGCGTCGACTTCAAGGCGTACTACATGCTGGCGATGGCCACGTACGGCGCCTTCGCCGGAGCCCTGATGAACAACTCCATCCGGATCGCCACCGAGCGCAAGTCCGGCTGGACCCGGCAGCTGCGGCTGACCTCGCTGCCCGGCTGGGGCTACGTCTTCGCCAAGGTGGTCACCTCGCTGGTCACGACGATCCCGTCGGTGCTGGTGGTGTTCGCCATCGGGGCGTTCCTGAACGACGTGCAGATGCCGGCCTGGAAGTGGGTCGCGAACGCGCTGATCCTGTGGGTGGTCTCCATGACCTTCGTCTCCCTGGCGGTCGCGATCGGCTACCGCTTCGACCCGGAGACGGCGCAGCCGGCCGTGATGCTGGTCTTCTTCCCGATGGCGCTGCTCGGCGGCCTGTGGTTCCCGCTGGGGACCGGCGTGCTGGAGAAGATCGGCAAGTGGTTCCCGACCTACCAGGCCCACAAGCTGGGGACGGACATCCTCGCGACCGGCACGGTCTCGGCGACGTCGATCGCGGTGGTCGCCGGGTGGGGCTTGCTGTTCGCGCTGCTGGCGGTCTTCTCCTACCGGTCGGCGAAGGAACAGTGA